A window of the Gossypium hirsutum isolate 1008001.06 chromosome A03, Gossypium_hirsutum_v2.1, whole genome shotgun sequence genome harbors these coding sequences:
- the LOC107887304 gene encoding thioredoxin H-type: MAEEGQLINCQTFASWNEQLHTANASMKLAVVSFTASWCGPCLFITPVVVELAKKLPDVIFLKVDADDLKTVTQDFAVEALPTFIFMKQGKIVDKVVGARKDDLQQKITLHMLKA, from the exons ATGGCGGAAGAGGGACAATTAATCAACTGCCAGACTTTTGCTTCATGGAACGAGCAGCTCCATACAGCAAACGCCTCCATGAAACTG GCGGTGGTAAGTTTCACAGCTTCATGGTGCGGGCCATGCCTTTTCATTACACCCGTCGTTGTAGAGCTTGCTAAGAAGCTGCCTGATGTCATATTCTTGAAGGTGGATGCGGATGACTTGAAG ACCGTGACTCAAGATTTTGCCGTGGAGGCATTGCCTACTTTTATCTTTATGAAACAAGGCAAAATAGTTGACAAAGTTGTGGGGGCAAGGAAAGATGATTTGCAGCAGAAAATAACCTTACATATGTTGAAAGCATGA
- the LOC107887303 gene encoding dehydration-responsive element-binding protein 2D isoform X1, whose protein sequence is MSTSMTGGGFGERKQARKPAQASSRKGCMRGKGGPENALCTYKGVRQRTWGKWVAEIREPNRGARLWLGTFDTSHEAAMAYDAAARKLYGSDAKLNLPELCANNPQSQPSSAANPQMAPMVNYQPQNVSNSVYNNDSSVTPSFPIENIDLQGNVDAKFGQITEDGIEGFWENMNANLPLLDDSIWAETAMSLEFPMMGDPGSFASNLMEATGWDALQSPWCM, encoded by the exons ATGTCAACATCAATGACGGGTGGTGGCTTTGGAGAAAGAAAACAAGCGAGGAAGCCAGCACAAGCAAGCTCGAGAAAAGGGTGCATGAGAGGAAAAGGTGGTCCAGAAAACGCTCTCTGCACTTACAAAGGTGTGAGGCAGAGAACTTGGGGTAAATGGGTTGCTGAAATTCGTGAACCGAATCGTGGTGCTCGTCTTTGGCTTGGAACTTTCGACACTTCTCATGAAGCAGCAATGGCTTACGATGCTGCCGCACGCAAACTCTATGGCTCGGATGCCAAGCTCAATTTGCCTGAATTATGTGCCAACAACCCTCAGTCTCAACCTTCTTCAGCAGCTAATCCTCAGATGGCTCCGATGGTGAATTACCAACCCCAAAACGTGAGCAATTCAG TGTACAACAATGACTCTTCAGTAACGCCTTCTTTCCCCATCGAGAACATTGATCTTCAAGGGAACGTGGACGCAAAGTTTGGACAGATTACAGAAGATGGAATTGAGGGGTTCTGGGAAAATATGAACGCCAACTTGCCTCTTTTAGACGACTCCATTTGGGCTGAAACTGCTATGTCTTTGGAATTTCCAATGATGGGTGATCCAGGCAGTTTCGCTAGCAACCTTATGGAAGCAACTGGTTGGGACGCTTTGCAATCCCCATGGTGCATGTAA
- the LOC107887303 gene encoding dehydration-responsive element-binding protein 2D isoform X2: protein MSTSMTGGGFGERKQARKPAQASSRKGCMRGKGGPENALCTYKGVRQRTWGKWVAEIREPNRGARLWLGTFDTSHEAAMAYDAAARKLYGSDAKLNLPELCANNPQSQPSSAANPQMAPMVNYQPQNVSNSVTPSFPIENIDLQGNVDAKFGQITEDGIEGFWENMNANLPLLDDSIWAETAMSLEFPMMGDPGSFASNLMEATGWDALQSPWCM, encoded by the exons ATGTCAACATCAATGACGGGTGGTGGCTTTGGAGAAAGAAAACAAGCGAGGAAGCCAGCACAAGCAAGCTCGAGAAAAGGGTGCATGAGAGGAAAAGGTGGTCCAGAAAACGCTCTCTGCACTTACAAAGGTGTGAGGCAGAGAACTTGGGGTAAATGGGTTGCTGAAATTCGTGAACCGAATCGTGGTGCTCGTCTTTGGCTTGGAACTTTCGACACTTCTCATGAAGCAGCAATGGCTTACGATGCTGCCGCACGCAAACTCTATGGCTCGGATGCCAAGCTCAATTTGCCTGAATTATGTGCCAACAACCCTCAGTCTCAACCTTCTTCAGCAGCTAATCCTCAGATGGCTCCGATGGTGAATTACCAACCCCAAAACGTGAGCAATTCAG TAACGCCTTCTTTCCCCATCGAGAACATTGATCTTCAAGGGAACGTGGACGCAAAGTTTGGACAGATTACAGAAGATGGAATTGAGGGGTTCTGGGAAAATATGAACGCCAACTTGCCTCTTTTAGACGACTCCATTTGGGCTGAAACTGCTATGTCTTTGGAATTTCCAATGATGGGTGATCCAGGCAGTTTCGCTAGCAACCTTATGGAAGCAACTGGTTGGGACGCTTTGCAATCCCCATGGTGCATGTAA